The following are encoded together in the Iodobacter fluviatilis genome:
- the fliQ gene encoding flagellar biosynthesis protein FliQ — protein MTPETVVTVIQRAMEVMVLLGGPLLLTALVVGLVVSIFQAATQINEASLSFIPKLLITFLVFVLIGPWMIETAMDYTIRLFQSIPQMIG, from the coding sequence ATGACGCCAGAAACAGTTGTAACAGTGATTCAAAGGGCCATGGAAGTCATGGTGCTGTTAGGTGGGCCATTATTGCTAACCGCGCTAGTCGTTGGCTTGGTGGTGAGCATTTTTCAAGCTGCTACGCAAATCAATGAAGCGTCTTTATCCTTTATTCCCAAGCTGTTGATTACCTTTTTAGTCTTTGTACTGATTGGCCCTTGGATGATTGAAACGGCAATGGATTACACTATTCGCTTATTTCAAAGTATTCCGCAAATGATAGGCTAG
- the fliM gene encoding flagellar motor switch protein FliM codes for MSDDILSQEEVDALLRGVTGEDDSSDDEVDASAVRDYDIGRQERIVRGRMPTLEILNERFARNLRVALFNFMRRNAEISVGPVRVQKYSEFIRNLVVPTNLNLIQMKPLRGTGLFIFDPDFVFLVVDNLFGSDGRYHVRVEGRDFTATEQRIIQRLLDVVFEEYEKAWVPVFPCEFVYIRSEMNTQFANIATPTEVVVAYTFKIELGAGGGDFHICFPYSMIEPIRDVLYSTMQADRIEVDNRWTTLMQKQIQHAEVDLVATLGNAKVTLGEILELQLGDIISLEIPEAIIAAVDNVPVLECKYGTLNGQYALRVSKVLGSAEALTGSETESQLNDEEQK; via the coding sequence ATGTCAGACGATATCCTTTCTCAGGAAGAGGTTGACGCGCTACTGCGTGGTGTGACCGGTGAAGACGATTCTTCCGACGACGAGGTCGATGCTTCTGCTGTTCGCGATTATGACATTGGTCGCCAAGAGCGCATTGTTCGTGGGCGGATGCCTACGCTTGAAATTTTAAATGAGCGCTTTGCACGTAATTTGCGCGTGGCCTTATTTAACTTTATGCGCCGCAATGCTGAAATTTCCGTTGGCCCCGTTCGGGTGCAAAAATATAGCGAATTTATTCGTAATCTGGTGGTCCCTACCAATTTAAATTTGATTCAAATGAAGCCGCTGCGCGGAACAGGATTATTTATTTTTGATCCTGATTTTGTGTTTTTGGTGGTGGATAATTTATTTGGCTCGGACGGTCGTTATCATGTGCGGGTTGAAGGGCGTGATTTTACAGCCACCGAGCAGCGGATTATTCAGCGTCTCTTGGATGTGGTTTTTGAAGAGTACGAAAAAGCGTGGGTTCCGGTTTTTCCTTGCGAATTTGTTTACATCCGTTCAGAAATGAATACTCAGTTTGCTAATATTGCCACGCCAACTGAAGTAGTGGTGGCCTATACCTTTAAAATTGAATTGGGTGCGGGTGGTGGGGATTTTCATATCTGCTTCCCCTATTCAATGATCGAGCCTATTCGCGATGTGCTGTATAGCACGATGCAGGCTGACCGAATTGAAGTGGATAATCGTTGGACCACTTTAATGCAAAAGCAAATTCAGCATGCTGAGGTTGATTTGGTGGCCACTTTGGGCAATGCCAAGGTCACTTTAGGAGAGATTTTAGAGCTGCAGCTGGGGGATATTATTTCTTTAGAAATCCCTGAGGCCATTATTGCTGCGGTAGATAATGTGCCCGTATTGGAGTGCAAATACGGCACTTTAAATGGGCAGTATGCTTTAAGGGTAAGTAAAGTATTGGGTTCCGCTGAAGCTTTAACGGGGAGCGAAACAGAAAGCCAATTAAATGACGAGGAGCAGAAATAA
- a CDS encoding flagellar hook-length control protein FliK produces the protein MASNLTVVASAQTSRSTDPRASVAMGAEPAAGQTFAKTLEREVSSRQEGKSAESEKPAPAKKEENTGEDEQKSQANSAQAAQPWLAMLQVQALAQASALSNVAKPDGDKSFVGLDLTKLGKGLLSGEDGEGNGLTALGQTDLNPSQALAGDINAAKFASLRQKAAGDANGFTAPEEDFAALLAVSKENAPLLKTEAAPVVALHTPVAEAKPAGPTHTVAEPVGSSRWGDAVAQRVSMMLQDKHQQIDMQLNPPHLGPMEVRLTMSGEQASVVFSSQHASVREALAAATPRLTMLLADQGIQLSNVQVASDSLNQHAQQQAQQQASSQQMEQQQHQSRSRQFAGNLTDNYSDGLPRVMTDVHVPVARSGLNLYV, from the coding sequence ATGGCGAGCAATCTCACTGTTGTAGCCAGTGCCCAAACTAGCCGGTCAACTGACCCTCGTGCTTCTGTCGCGATGGGGGCAGAGCCTGCTGCTGGGCAAACATTTGCTAAAACGCTAGAGCGGGAGGTGAGCTCTCGTCAGGAAGGCAAATCAGCTGAGTCTGAAAAACCAGCGCCCGCAAAAAAAGAAGAAAATACCGGCGAAGATGAGCAAAAATCCCAAGCAAACAGCGCGCAAGCTGCTCAGCCATGGTTGGCCATGCTGCAGGTGCAAGCTCTGGCTCAAGCCAGTGCGTTGAGTAATGTTGCTAAGCCAGATGGCGATAAAAGTTTTGTGGGCCTTGATCTCACTAAGCTGGGTAAGGGCTTGTTGAGCGGCGAAGACGGCGAGGGAAATGGATTAACGGCCTTAGGGCAGACTGATCTAAACCCTAGCCAAGCTTTGGCAGGTGATATTAACGCGGCAAAATTTGCCTCTTTACGGCAGAAAGCGGCCGGTGATGCCAATGGCTTTACCGCGCCAGAAGAAGACTTTGCAGCTCTTTTGGCCGTATCTAAAGAAAATGCGCCGTTGCTTAAAACAGAAGCTGCACCCGTGGTGGCCTTGCACACTCCTGTTGCAGAGGCTAAACCTGCTGGGCCTACACATACCGTGGCAGAGCCGGTGGGTAGCTCACGTTGGGGCGATGCGGTTGCGCAGCGGGTATCAATGATGTTGCAAGATAAGCATCAGCAGATTGATATGCAGCTTAATCCACCGCATCTTGGCCCAATGGAAGTGCGTTTAACCATGTCGGGAGAGCAAGCGAGTGTGGTGTTTAGCTCGCAACATGCTTCGGTACGTGAGGCGCTTGCTGCAGCTACACCTAGGCTAACAATGTTGCTGGCTGACCAAGGTATTCAGCTGAGTAATGTGCAAGTTGCCTCTGATTCATTAAATCAACATGCCCAGCAACAGGCGCAGCAGCAAGCTAGTAGTCAACAGATGGAGCAGCAGCAGCATCAATCTAGATCGAGGCAATTTGCTGGAAATCTGACAGATAATTATAGCGATGGGTTGCCACGAGTGATGACGGATGTTCACGTACCTGTAGCGCGTAGCGGTCTAAATCTTTATGTTTAA
- a CDS encoding flagellar basal body-associated FliL family protein, with translation MSDAKVEAAPKAKKNILLFAVIGLLVVLLIIVGGVAAFLLTKSSDPAADEVAAEATAHDDAKKKKKDHKKKEEHAAVFEKLPQFTVNLHSEDGDGILQTDISLELGDPKLAEKIKSLSPKIQGQINKLLRGKTMAEVKAPDGTDKLGKEIREMVNKILGAESEDEGVISVNFTSFIVQ, from the coding sequence ATGTCAGATGCCAAAGTGGAAGCCGCGCCTAAAGCGAAGAAAAATATTCTTTTATTTGCTGTGATTGGCTTATTAGTGGTCTTGTTAATCATTGTGGGGGGGGTGGCCGCGTTTTTGCTGACAAAAAGTAGCGATCCTGCTGCGGATGAAGTGGCGGCAGAAGCCACTGCACACGACGATGCAAAAAAGAAAAAGAAAGATCATAAAAAGAAAGAAGAGCACGCTGCTGTTTTTGAAAAATTGCCACAATTTACCGTTAACTTGCATTCGGAAGATGGCGATGGCATTTTGCAGACGGATATTTCTTTAGAACTGGGTGATCCAAAGTTAGCCGAAAAAATTAAAAGTTTGTCGCCTAAAATTCAAGGACAAATTAATAAGCTGCTTCGTGGTAAAACGATGGCAGAAGTAAAAGCACCCGACGGCACCGATAAGCTGGGTAAAGAAATTCGTGAAATGGTAAATAAAATTTTAGGGGCAGAGAGTGAAGATGAAGGGGTTATTTCAGTTAATTTCACATCATTTATTGTGCAGTAA
- the fliR gene encoding flagellar biosynthetic protein FliR codes for MKDIWTVSHAQIDLWLGIFWWPFCRIFGFLLSDPFYSSKAISVKVRVAIAIFLSLIIGPVLPAMPQVPIVSPEGILIVINQLLIGIAIGYVVRIIFSAMEMAGHLSGLQMGLGFATFYDPLHATSVPIVAQFLSLMTILVFLALNGHLLVLHTLLDSFNTLPIRVQPISGLGFKMLAEYGSLIFRYGVLLALPVVGSLLVTNLAVGVMTRAAPQLNVFAVGFPLMMGIGLGAMYLSLPYMPAHIDIMLSEGSRFVVKMLAAFAGKT; via the coding sequence GTGAAGGATATTTGGACTGTTAGCCACGCGCAAATTGACCTCTGGTTGGGTATTTTTTGGTGGCCATTTTGTCGCATCTTTGGATTTTTATTATCCGACCCATTTTATTCCAGTAAAGCCATATCCGTAAAAGTGCGCGTGGCAATTGCTATCTTTTTGTCATTAATTATTGGCCCAGTATTACCTGCTATGCCACAAGTACCGATTGTTTCCCCCGAAGGGATTTTAATCGTTATTAATCAACTACTCATTGGCATTGCAATTGGCTATGTGGTACGAATTATTTTTTCTGCCATGGAAATGGCTGGGCACTTATCCGGTTTGCAAATGGGCTTGGGCTTTGCTACGTTTTACGATCCCTTGCATGCTACGAGTGTGCCGATTGTGGCTCAGTTTTTAAGCTTAATGACCATTTTGGTATTCTTGGCTTTAAATGGCCATCTATTGGTATTGCATACTTTATTAGATAGCTTTAATACCTTGCCTATTCGAGTGCAGCCTATTTCTGGATTAGGGTTTAAAATGCTGGCGGAATATGGGTCATTAATTTTTCGCTACGGCGTATTACTTGCTTTGCCGGTGGTTGGCTCTTTGTTGGTGACCAATTTAGCAGTGGGAGTGATGACGCGTGCCGCACCGCAGCTGAATGTGTTTGCTGTAGGTTTTCCTTTGATGATGGGCATTGGCTTAGGTGCGATGTATTTATCGCTGCCTTATATGCCTGCTCATATTGATATTATGTTGAGTGAAGGCTCGCGCTTTGTTGTTAAAATGTTGGCTGCGTTTGCTGGAAAAACCTGA
- the flhF gene encoding flagellar biosynthesis protein FlhF, giving the protein MVVKKFYGATTRDALRQVRDELGPDALILSNRQVSGGGIEIMAVADADVAALTNVQSVAAQPRPATSSRGAQNGAKLLQSAQAAAPISKALARSYAIPDDDDTEPSTDHIMHDEPMVLRSNRNTIVASPRVEAPLPLDSNPEYQQPRPSRPPPRATTPPPRRPAPERALPTFSFEDDQVPAAQNPADKEAMDDIAREIRLLRGLLESQLAGMAWGELSRHAPEKLEALRQLLSAGFCPALSRQLVEKMPAQMTLDQGMRWVKAALTHNLAAATTDDDLINRGGVYALIGPTGVGKTTTVAKLAARCALLHGPDSVALLTTDSYRIGAHDQLRIYGRIIGVPVHEVKDETDLQFTLADLSEKHLVLIDTVGMGQRDQRISEQLALFDEDNVSTLLLLAANAQTGTLDDVARRYRNTHLAGCILTKLDEAMNLGGCLDVAIRHKLRLHFLTNGQRVPEDLHRANVSYLVDRAFRAETQNSAFTLKPDEFPLYMGAQGGTMDNPLDFNMNHASHSRA; this is encoded by the coding sequence ATGGTCGTAAAAAAATTCTACGGAGCAACGACGCGTGATGCACTGCGCCAAGTTCGAGATGAGCTTGGCCCAGACGCACTAATTCTATCAAACCGCCAAGTATCAGGTGGTGGAATAGAGATCATGGCCGTAGCCGATGCTGATGTAGCCGCTCTGACCAACGTCCAAAGCGTTGCTGCACAGCCACGCCCCGCGACCAGCAGCCGTGGCGCGCAAAATGGCGCAAAACTGCTACAAAGTGCCCAAGCCGCTGCGCCTATTAGCAAGGCCCTCGCTCGCTCTTATGCTATTCCTGATGACGACGATACAGAGCCCAGTACCGATCACATCATGCACGATGAGCCTATGGTGCTGCGTAGTAACCGCAACACCATAGTTGCATCGCCACGAGTAGAAGCCCCCTTACCGTTAGATAGCAATCCAGAATACCAGCAGCCACGGCCAAGCCGCCCTCCGCCACGTGCCACCACACCTCCGCCACGCCGCCCAGCACCAGAACGCGCCTTACCCACATTTAGCTTTGAAGACGATCAAGTACCTGCAGCGCAAAACCCTGCAGATAAAGAAGCTATGGATGACATTGCGCGGGAAATCCGCTTATTGCGCGGCTTATTAGAAAGCCAATTAGCGGGCATGGCTTGGGGCGAGTTATCTCGCCACGCACCAGAAAAACTAGAAGCGCTACGTCAGTTACTATCGGCTGGATTTTGCCCCGCGCTATCGCGGCAGCTGGTTGAAAAAATGCCTGCGCAAATGACACTAGATCAAGGCATGCGCTGGGTTAAAGCCGCACTCACGCATAATTTAGCCGCAGCCACTACCGATGATGATTTAATAAATCGTGGTGGTGTGTATGCACTCATCGGCCCTACTGGCGTCGGAAAAACCACCACAGTCGCCAAGCTGGCAGCGCGTTGTGCACTGCTACACGGGCCAGATTCGGTAGCGCTCTTGACTACCGATAGCTACCGGATTGGTGCGCACGATCAGCTGCGTATTTACGGGCGCATTATTGGTGTGCCAGTACATGAAGTCAAAGACGAAACCGACCTACAATTTACCCTCGCCGATCTAAGCGAAAAACACTTGGTACTGATCGATACCGTCGGCATGGGTCAGCGCGACCAACGCATCAGCGAGCAACTGGCGCTCTTTGATGAAGACAACGTCTCTACCCTGCTACTGCTAGCGGCCAATGCCCAGACCGGTACGCTAGACGATGTAGCCCGCCGCTATCGCAACACCCATTTAGCGGGATGTATTCTCACTAAGCTCGACGAAGCCATGAATCTAGGTGGCTGCTTAGATGTAGCGATCCGGCACAAGCTACGCTTGCACTTTTTAACCAATGGCCAGCGCGTGCCAGAAGACTTGCACCGGGCCAATGTATCTTACTTAGTAGACCGTGCTTTTAGGGCTGAAACACAAAATAGCGCTTTTACCTTAAAGCCCGATGAGTTCCCGCTCTATATGGGAGCACAAGGCGGCACCATGGATAATCCGCTGGATTTTAATATGAATCATGCGAGCCATTCCCGTGCCTAG
- the fliN gene encoding flagellar motor switch protein FliN encodes MADEDEMAMDDWAAALAEQDVADAASASGPEVQAADIFQRFDASAPIANAPSNIDMILDIPVSLTVELGRTKIAIRSLLQLAQGSVVELDGMAGEPMDVLVNGCLIAQGEVVVVNDKFGIRLTDIITPAERIRRLHK; translated from the coding sequence ATGGCTGATGAAGATGAAATGGCAATGGATGATTGGGCTGCGGCCCTTGCCGAGCAAGATGTAGCCGATGCAGCATCGGCTTCTGGCCCTGAAGTGCAGGCTGCGGATATTTTTCAGCGTTTTGACGCAAGTGCACCTATTGCTAATGCACCTAGCAATATTGATATGATTTTGGATATCCCTGTTTCACTGACTGTGGAGCTGGGGCGGACTAAAATTGCGATTCGTAGCTTACTGCAATTAGCGCAGGGATCAGTGGTAGAGCTAGATGGGATGGCGGGGGAGCCAATGGATGTACTGGTGAATGGCTGCTTAATTGCCCAAGGGGAAGTGGTGGTGGTGAATGATAAGTTTGGTATTCGCCTCACCGATATTATTACCCCCGCAGAGCGAATTCGCCGCTTACATAAATAG
- the flhB gene encoding flagellar biosynthesis protein FlhB: MAEDSDAERTEPASSKRLEEARGKGQIPRSQELATFSILMTGIVMLISLGPELLGTLKAIFIAELSFSRTTISDPNQMLLHFTGSAQKALMACLPIILPCALMAIITPVLIGGWLFTVEALTPNFARMNPMNGIGRMFSLKSIVEMTKTILKSSLIGGVAAWVLWGQREEFIQLITMPLEIGMPYMWKMVQHTLLLVISSLAILAAIDAPYQLWDYYKGLRMTKEEVKQEGKDAEGSAEIKGKIRQLQHEAARKRMMSEIPKANVIVTNPTHFAVALQYTESMRAPKIVAKGAFLLAERIIELGKEHKVAIVRTPPFARALYHHAELGEEIPAALYTAAAEVLAYIYQLKHWQNFGGEEPNLSTELPVPSDLDPGGEV; this comes from the coding sequence ATGGCTGAAGATTCAGACGCAGAACGCACGGAGCCCGCCTCTAGTAAGCGCTTAGAAGAAGCGCGAGGTAAAGGGCAGATTCCGCGCTCACAAGAATTAGCAACGTTCTCCATTTTAATGACCGGCATCGTCATGCTGATTTCGCTTGGGCCTGAATTACTCGGCACTTTAAAAGCTATTTTCATTGCCGAGCTCAGCTTTAGTCGAACCACCATTAGCGACCCTAATCAAATGCTGCTGCATTTTACTGGCTCAGCGCAAAAAGCCTTAATGGCTTGCCTACCGATTATTTTACCCTGCGCCCTGATGGCGATTATCACGCCAGTATTGATCGGTGGCTGGCTATTTACCGTTGAAGCTTTAACGCCCAACTTTGCCCGAATGAATCCCATGAATGGGATAGGCCGGATGTTTTCACTAAAAAGCATCGTTGAAATGACAAAAACCATTCTTAAATCCAGCCTGATTGGCGGCGTGGCGGCGTGGGTGTTATGGGGGCAAAGAGAAGAATTTATCCAGCTGATTACCATGCCACTCGAAATTGGCATGCCCTATATGTGGAAAATGGTTCAGCACACCCTGCTACTGGTGATCAGCTCTTTAGCTATTTTAGCTGCGATTGATGCGCCCTATCAGCTCTGGGATTATTACAAGGGCTTGCGCATGACTAAAGAAGAAGTAAAGCAAGAAGGCAAAGATGCCGAGGGCTCGGCTGAAATTAAAGGTAAGATTCGTCAACTACAACATGAAGCAGCCAGAAAGCGCATGATGAGCGAGATTCCAAAAGCCAACGTGATTGTCACCAACCCAACTCACTTTGCCGTGGCCTTGCAATATACCGAATCCATGCGTGCGCCCAAGATTGTGGCTAAAGGCGCTTTTTTGCTGGCAGAACGAATTATCGAGCTAGGTAAAGAGCATAAAGTAGCGATTGTCCGCACCCCGCCTTTTGCCCGTGCGCTCTATCACCATGCTGAACTTGGAGAAGAGATCCCTGCCGCGTTGTATACTGCTGCGGCAGAAGTACTGGCTTATATCTATCAGCTTAAGCACTGGCAAAATTTTGGCGGCGAAGAGCCAAATCTATCAACCGAGCTCCCTGTACCCAGTGATTTAGATCCAGGGGGCGAAGTCTAA
- the flhA gene encoding flagellar biosynthesis protein FlhA, whose translation MWRTFNYSKLAGPALVLMVLGMMVLPLPAIALDLFFTFNIAISIIVLMVALYTRKPLEFSSFPTILLFTTLLRLSLNVASTKLVLTEGHNGADAAGKVIEAFGHVLIGDNLTVGVIGFIILTIINFVVITKGAGRIAEVSARFTLDAMPGKQMAIDADLNAGMIGEEEARRRRTEISLEATFFGSMDGASKFVRGDAVAGIMIMVINIIGGLIVGMAQHDLPFAEAGKTYTLLTIGDGLVAQLPSLIISVAAGIVVSRVGDGEDLSEQILGQMFSQPQVLYVTSAVLGILGVIPGMPHTAFLLMAAILAGIGWQIDQKKTALALQGAGVAGGGGAPGQSGAAGPAAAPTPPLQEVSWNDVQPVDPVGLEVGYRLIPLVDRNQDGELLRRIRGIRKKIAQELGFLVPSVHIRDNLELKPNQYRIQLKGVDVGTGEAFAGQWLAINPGNAIGQLPGTPTQDPTFGLPAVWIDASLRDQAQAFGYTVVDAATVVATHISNILQSHSAELLGREEVQQLLEHFGKEAPKLLEDLVPKIIPVGTLQKVLQNLLEEGMHIRDLRSILETLAEHIVRTQNIDELTAAVRVALGRAIVHQLFPGENELQVVTLEPQLENILLSAVSGNAQGGLEPGLAERVLKQASELSDQLEQQGLSTVLIAPAQLRPMLSRFLRRSIPGLRVIAHTEIPDSKTIRIVGMLGAN comes from the coding sequence ATGTGGCGCACTTTTAATTACAGCAAGCTCGCTGGCCCCGCGCTGGTACTGATGGTTCTCGGCATGATGGTTCTGCCGCTGCCTGCCATTGCGCTCGATTTATTCTTTACTTTTAACATCGCTATATCCATCATCGTGCTGATGGTGGCGCTCTACACCCGTAAGCCGCTCGAATTCTCTAGTTTCCCAACGATTTTGCTGTTTACAACACTACTGCGACTCTCGCTCAACGTGGCGTCTACCAAACTGGTGCTCACCGAAGGCCATAACGGCGCCGATGCGGCTGGTAAGGTGATTGAAGCCTTTGGCCACGTCCTCATTGGCGATAATTTAACTGTGGGCGTGATCGGTTTTATTATCCTCACCATTATTAATTTTGTGGTGATTACCAAGGGTGCTGGGCGAATTGCTGAAGTATCTGCCCGCTTTACCCTTGATGCTATGCCGGGTAAACAAATGGCGATTGATGCCGATTTGAACGCCGGCATGATTGGCGAAGAAGAAGCAAGACGCCGTCGTACCGAAATCTCCTTAGAAGCCACCTTCTTTGGCTCTATGGATGGTGCTTCTAAGTTTGTGCGTGGGGATGCGGTGGCTGGGATTATGATCATGGTGATCAATATCATCGGCGGCTTGATTGTGGGCATGGCGCAACACGATCTGCCCTTTGCCGAAGCTGGAAAAACCTACACTCTGCTTACCATTGGTGATGGTTTAGTTGCCCAGCTTCCATCGCTGATTATCTCGGTTGCTGCCGGTATTGTGGTTTCGCGGGTTGGTGATGGTGAAGATTTATCTGAGCAAATCTTAGGGCAAATGTTTTCACAGCCACAAGTACTCTATGTTACCTCGGCGGTACTAGGTATTTTAGGGGTGATCCCTGGCATGCCGCACACGGCGTTTTTACTAATGGCCGCCATTTTGGCGGGGATAGGCTGGCAGATCGACCAAAAGAAAACTGCACTCGCACTACAAGGCGCAGGCGTAGCGGGCGGGGGAGGTGCACCGGGCCAATCCGGAGCCGCCGGCCCTGCCGCAGCGCCCACTCCACCCTTGCAAGAGGTCAGTTGGAACGATGTGCAACCTGTTGATCCAGTTGGCTTAGAGGTCGGCTACCGGCTGATTCCCTTGGTAGACCGTAACCAAGATGGTGAACTACTTCGCCGTATTCGCGGCATTCGTAAAAAAATTGCACAGGAGCTGGGGTTTTTAGTGCCCTCCGTGCATATCCGCGATAATTTGGAGCTTAAGCCTAATCAATATCGTATTCAGCTCAAAGGGGTGGATGTAGGTACTGGTGAAGCATTTGCTGGTCAATGGCTAGCCATTAACCCCGGTAATGCGATTGGCCAATTACCCGGCACGCCAACCCAAGACCCTACTTTTGGCCTTCCCGCCGTTTGGATTGACGCCAGCTTGCGCGATCAGGCGCAAGCTTTTGGCTATACGGTGGTAGATGCTGCCACCGTGGTGGCGACGCATATTTCTAATATTTTACAAAGCCACTCTGCCGAACTTTTAGGCCGCGAAGAAGTCCAGCAATTGCTGGAGCATTTTGGTAAGGAAGCGCCAAAATTACTGGAAGATTTAGTGCCCAAAATTATTCCCGTTGGCACTTTACAAAAAGTTTTACAGAACTTACTTGAAGAAGGGATGCATATACGCGATTTGCGAAGCATCTTAGAAACACTGGCCGAACATATTGTCCGCACCCAAAATATTGACGAGCTGACCGCAGCAGTGCGGGTAGCATTAGGCCGAGCGATTGTTCACCAGCTATTTCCTGGTGAAAACGAATTGCAAGTTGTTACCTTAGAGCCACAATTAGAAAATATTCTGCTCTCTGCCGTATCGGGTAATGCACAAGGTGGATTGGAACCAGGACTTGCGGAACGTGTACTCAAGCAAGCTTCTGAATTATCTGATCAACTAGAGCAGCAAGGCTTAAGCACGGTATTAATCGCTCCAGCCCAGCTCCGCCCTATGCTGAGCCGTTTTTTACGCCGCTCGATTCCCGGATTACGCGTGATTGCGCATACCGAGATACCCGACAGTAAAACCATTCGAATTGTGGGGATGCTAGGTGCAAATTAA
- the fliP gene encoding flagellar type III secretion system pore protein FliP (The bacterial flagellar biogenesis protein FliP forms a type III secretion system (T3SS)-type pore required for flagellar assembly.): MMALLGILFGLCIAAVAGAADPGIPFMTANAQTGGTQYSLPIQTLLFLTAISFLPAILLMMTAFTRIIIVLSLLRQALGTMQAPPNQVIVGLSLFLTFFVMSPVFDNIYQVAYQPYAEQKIGFNQAVEKGVVPLKDFMLKQTRQKDLAFFIELSDIQKPNGPEDVSLRILVPAFVTSELKTAFQIGFIVFIPFIIIDFVVASILMAMGMMMVSPVIISLPFKLMLFVLVDGWTLLMGSLVQSFYVSG; encoded by the coding sequence ATGATGGCTCTCTTGGGGATTTTATTTGGCTTATGCATTGCTGCCGTTGCGGGTGCTGCTGATCCGGGAATTCCCTTTATGACCGCCAATGCGCAAACAGGTGGTACACAATATAGCTTACCGATTCAAACACTATTATTTTTAACCGCCATTAGCTTTTTACCCGCTATATTGTTAATGATGACGGCATTTACTCGTATTATTATTGTATTGTCTTTATTGCGCCAAGCCCTTGGCACGATGCAAGCCCCGCCTAATCAAGTGATTGTCGGTTTGTCTTTGTTCCTTACTTTTTTTGTGATGTCACCAGTATTTGATAATATATACCAGGTTGCTTATCAGCCTTATGCAGAGCAAAAAATAGGTTTTAATCAAGCGGTAGAAAAAGGCGTAGTACCGTTAAAAGACTTTATGCTTAAGCAAACACGGCAAAAAGATTTGGCATTTTTTATTGAATTATCTGACATACAAAAACCGAATGGCCCAGAGGATGTGAGTTTACGTATTCTGGTGCCCGCCTTCGTGACCAGTGAGCTTAAAACCGCATTTCAAATTGGCTTTATTGTTTTTATCCCATTTATTATCATTGATTTTGTAGTGGCGAGTATTTTAATGGCAATGGGGATGATGATGGTGTCTCCTGTGATTATTTCATTGCCTTTTAAGCTAATGCTATTTGTTTTGGTTGATGGCTGGACACTATTAATGGGCTCGCTAGTCCAAAGCTTTTACGTTTCAGGATAG
- the fliO gene encoding flagellar biosynthetic protein FliO — protein MSIAQVVLALGFVIALIVFSAWLVRRFSLMPMGAKGQVLKVVTGVMVGAKERVVVVEVEGRWLVLGVTANTVNLLHSLDAPEQAETVLVPQAFSQQFSAKLAAALQRAPH, from the coding sequence ATGTCTATTGCTCAAGTAGTGTTGGCATTAGGTTTTGTTATTGCCCTGATTGTATTTAGTGCTTGGCTAGTGCGTAGGTTCTCTTTAATGCCTATGGGGGCTAAAGGGCAGGTATTAAAGGTGGTTACTGGTGTGATGGTAGGGGCTAAAGAACGGGTCGTTGTGGTGGAAGTAGAGGGGCGTTGGCTGGTGCTGGGCGTTACGGCTAATACCGTTAATTTATTACATAGCTTGGATGCACCTGAGCAAGCTGAGACAGTATTGGTTCCACAGGCTTTTTCTCAGCAATTTTCTGCTAAATTGGCCGCAGCTTTGCAAAGGGCACCACATTGA